A window of the Apteryx mantelli isolate bAptMan1 chromosome 23, bAptMan1.hap1, whole genome shotgun sequence genome harbors these coding sequences:
- the ST14 gene encoding suppressor of tumorigenicity 14 protein isoform X2, which yields MNNLDEGVEFLPAMNSKKMEKRGPKRWVVITIMLVVFLLISLVTGLLVWHFKFRNMAIRKVFNGHLRILNWDFLDAYENSSSPEFAILAKKVKSTVEDIYRSHADIGPYHKETVITAFSEGSVIAYYWSEFLVPKYREKDLDKAMADKQNLIQRLNPRLRNPVLKVESVVAFPVDPSIARSSRDNSCIFALHAKEGEITSFTTPGFPNSPYPNNALCYWSLRADANSIISLTFKTLELEQCTDGSDYIKVYNSLSPVEHHAVVRLCGNYAPSYNLTFLSSQNVMLVTLVTNKEGRFPGFKAEFFQLPKMKVCGGTLKGESGTFTTPYYPAHYPPVTDCVWNIEVPSKKNVKVRFNMFFVLEPGVPVGSCTKDYVEINSTRYCGERSQFVVASATSKIQVRFHSDPSYTDTGFSAEYLSYDSSDPCPGQFACNTGRCINKSMRCDGWLDCTDGSDERSCACTDQQFRCQNGWCKPKFWVCDNVNDCGDNSDELQCSCSDDSFKCDTGKCIPNTQKCDGKDDCGDGSDEGSCSRAPVTVSCKDYTYKCRNGKCISKQNPECDGEKDCEDNSDEDNCNCGIPSYTRKSRVVGGQNSDVGEWPWQVSLHVKGQGHVCGASLISERWLVSAAHCFGYLQGISYSEPKLWTAYLGLTDQSKRNGADVQARTVKRIISHPSFNDYTFDYDIAVMELQEPVTFSSVVKPICLPDSTHNFPAGKDLWVTGWGATMEGGIGATILQKAEIRLINQTMCNELLSGQLTSRMMCVGFLSGGVDACQGDSGGPLVSVEASGRMFLAGVVSWGDGCAQRRKPGVYTRLTKLRQWLKEQTGL from the exons ATGAACAACCTGGACGAAGGGGTGGAGTTCCTCCCTGCCATGAACTCCAAGAAGATGGAGAAGCGTGGCCCAAAGCGATGGGTAGTCATCACCATCATGCTCGTCGTTTTCCTACTCATCTCTCTTGTCACTGGCCTCCTGGTTTGGCACTTCAAAT TCAGGAACATGGCCATCCGGAAGGTTTTCAATGGCCACTTGCGGATTCTGAACTGGGACTTCCTCGATGCTTACGAGAACTCCAGCTCCCCAGAGTTTGCCATCCTCGCCAAGAAGGTGAAGAGCACG GTGGAGGATATCTACAGGAGTCATGCAGATATTGGTCCTTACCACAAGGAGACAGTAATAACTGCATTCAG CGAAGGCAGTGTCATTGCCTACTACTGGTCAGAGTTCCTTGTCCCCAAGTACCGGGAGAAGGATCTCGACAAGGCCATGGCTGACAAGCAGAATTTGATCCAGAGGCTGAACCCCCGGCTGCGAAACCCTGTGTTGAAGGTGGAGTCGGTCGTCGCTTTCC CTGTTGACCCCAGCATAGCTCGTTCCTCACGAGACA ATAGCTGCATTTTTGCCCTCCATGCCAAGGAAGGGGAGATCACCAGTTTCACCACACCAGGGTTCCCCAACAGCCCGTATCCCAACAATGCTCTCTGCTACTGGTCACTGAGAGCTGATGCCAACTCCATCATCAGCCTGACCTTCAAGACTCTGGAACTGGAGCAGTGCACAGATGGAAGTGACTACATCAAGGTGTACAACTCTCTGAGCCCTGTGGAGCATCATGCTGTGGTGAG gctcTGTGGGAATTACGCCCCTTCCTACAACCTGACCTTCCTGTCTTCCCAGAACGTTATGCTTGTCACATTGGTTACCAACAAGGAGGGGAGATTCCCTGGCTTTAAGGCTGAGTTCTTCCAGCTCCCGAAGATGAAAG TCTGCGGTGGGACTCTGAAAGGAGAGAGTGGCACCTTCACCACTCCCTATTACCCAGCACACTACCCGCCGGTCACGGACTGTGTCTGGAACATAGAG GTCCCctctaagaagaatgtgaaggtgCGTTTCAACATGTTCTTTGTGCTGGAGCCCGGGGTCCCAGTCGGCTCCTGCACCAAGGACTACGTGGAGATCAACAGCACGAG GTACTGTGGGGAGCGTTCCCAGTTTGTGGTGGCCAGTGCTACCAGTAAAATACAGGTCCGGTTCCACTCAGACCCATCCTACACAGACACCGGCTTCTCTGCTGAGTACCTGTCCTACGACTCCAGCGATC CTTGCCCTGGCCAGTTTGCCTGCAACACTGGCCGCTGCATCAACAAAAGCATGCGCTGCGACGGGTGGCTGGACTGCACAGATGGCAGCGATGAGAGATCCTGCG CCTGTACCGACCAGCAGTTCAGGTGCCAGAACGGCTGGTGCAAGCCGAAGTTCTGGGTCTGCGATAATGTGAACGACTGCGGCGACAACAGCGATGAGCTGCAGTGCA GTTGCTCGGATGACAGCTTCAAGTGCGACACTGGGAAATGCATCCCCAACACACAGAAGTGTGACGGCAAGGATGACTGCGGAGACGGGAGCGATGAGGGCAGCTGTAGCAGGG CCCCCGTGACAGTCTCCTGCAAGGACTACACGTACAAATGCCGCAACGGAAAGTGCATCAGCAAGCAGAACCCGGAGTGTGACGGTGAGAAGGACTGTGAAGACAATTCTGACGAGGACAACTGCA aCTGCGGGATCCCCTCCTACACTAGGAAGTCACGGGTCGTCGGCGGGCAGAACTCGGACGTGGGTGAATGGCCGTGGCAGGTCAGCCTCCACGTCAAGGGCCAAGGCCACGTCTGCGGGGCCTCGCTGATCTCGGAGCGGTGGCTGGTGTCCGCGGCGCATTGCTTCGGGTACCTGCAGGGCATCAG TTACTCGGAGCCCAAGTTGTGGACAGCCTACCTGGGACTGACCGACCAAAGCAAACGCAACGGCGCCGACGTGCAAGCACGAACCGTCAAGCGCATCATCTCCCACCCCAGCTTCAACGACTACACCTTTGACTATGATATTGCTGTGATGGAGCTGCAAGAGCCCGTCACCTTCTCCTCCGTTGTCAAGCCCATCTGCCTACCCGATTCCACCCACAACTTCCCTGCTGGCAAGGACCTGTGGGTGACTGGATGGGGAGCGACCATGGAAGGAG GCATCGGTGCCACCAtcctgcagaaagcagaaatcCGCTTGATCAACCAGACCATGTGCAACGAGCTGCTGTCGGGCCAGCTGACGTCGCGCATGATGTGCGTGGGGTTCCTGTCGGGCGGCGTGGACGCGTGCCAG GGAGACTCCGGAGGGCCGCTGGTCAGCGTAGAAGCCAGTGGTCGCATGTTCCTGGCTGGTGTCGTGAGCTGGGGCGACGGCTGCGCGCAGCGACGAAAGCCTGGAGTCTACACCCGGCTCACCAAGCTGCGCCAGTGGCTCAAGGAGCAGACCGGCCTCTAG
- the ST14 gene encoding suppressor of tumorigenicity 14 protein isoform X1, translated as MERGPAAPAAGMKYSARAEDMNNLDEGVEFLPAMNSKKMEKRGPKRWVVITIMLVVFLLISLVTGLLVWHFKFRNMAIRKVFNGHLRILNWDFLDAYENSSSPEFAILAKKVKSTVEDIYRSHADIGPYHKETVITAFSEGSVIAYYWSEFLVPKYREKDLDKAMADKQNLIQRLNPRLRNPVLKVESVVAFPVDPSIARSSRDNSCIFALHAKEGEITSFTTPGFPNSPYPNNALCYWSLRADANSIISLTFKTLELEQCTDGSDYIKVYNSLSPVEHHAVVRLCGNYAPSYNLTFLSSQNVMLVTLVTNKEGRFPGFKAEFFQLPKMKVCGGTLKGESGTFTTPYYPAHYPPVTDCVWNIEVPSKKNVKVRFNMFFVLEPGVPVGSCTKDYVEINSTRYCGERSQFVVASATSKIQVRFHSDPSYTDTGFSAEYLSYDSSDPCPGQFACNTGRCINKSMRCDGWLDCTDGSDERSCACTDQQFRCQNGWCKPKFWVCDNVNDCGDNSDELQCSCSDDSFKCDTGKCIPNTQKCDGKDDCGDGSDEGSCSRAPVTVSCKDYTYKCRNGKCISKQNPECDGEKDCEDNSDEDNCNCGIPSYTRKSRVVGGQNSDVGEWPWQVSLHVKGQGHVCGASLISERWLVSAAHCFGYLQGISYSEPKLWTAYLGLTDQSKRNGADVQARTVKRIISHPSFNDYTFDYDIAVMELQEPVTFSSVVKPICLPDSTHNFPAGKDLWVTGWGATMEGGIGATILQKAEIRLINQTMCNELLSGQLTSRMMCVGFLSGGVDACQGDSGGPLVSVEASGRMFLAGVVSWGDGCAQRRKPGVYTRLTKLRQWLKEQTGL; from the exons GACATGAACAACCTGGACGAAGGGGTGGAGTTCCTCCCTGCCATGAACTCCAAGAAGATGGAGAAGCGTGGCCCAAAGCGATGGGTAGTCATCACCATCATGCTCGTCGTTTTCCTACTCATCTCTCTTGTCACTGGCCTCCTGGTTTGGCACTTCAAAT TCAGGAACATGGCCATCCGGAAGGTTTTCAATGGCCACTTGCGGATTCTGAACTGGGACTTCCTCGATGCTTACGAGAACTCCAGCTCCCCAGAGTTTGCCATCCTCGCCAAGAAGGTGAAGAGCACG GTGGAGGATATCTACAGGAGTCATGCAGATATTGGTCCTTACCACAAGGAGACAGTAATAACTGCATTCAG CGAAGGCAGTGTCATTGCCTACTACTGGTCAGAGTTCCTTGTCCCCAAGTACCGGGAGAAGGATCTCGACAAGGCCATGGCTGACAAGCAGAATTTGATCCAGAGGCTGAACCCCCGGCTGCGAAACCCTGTGTTGAAGGTGGAGTCGGTCGTCGCTTTCC CTGTTGACCCCAGCATAGCTCGTTCCTCACGAGACA ATAGCTGCATTTTTGCCCTCCATGCCAAGGAAGGGGAGATCACCAGTTTCACCACACCAGGGTTCCCCAACAGCCCGTATCCCAACAATGCTCTCTGCTACTGGTCACTGAGAGCTGATGCCAACTCCATCATCAGCCTGACCTTCAAGACTCTGGAACTGGAGCAGTGCACAGATGGAAGTGACTACATCAAGGTGTACAACTCTCTGAGCCCTGTGGAGCATCATGCTGTGGTGAG gctcTGTGGGAATTACGCCCCTTCCTACAACCTGACCTTCCTGTCTTCCCAGAACGTTATGCTTGTCACATTGGTTACCAACAAGGAGGGGAGATTCCCTGGCTTTAAGGCTGAGTTCTTCCAGCTCCCGAAGATGAAAG TCTGCGGTGGGACTCTGAAAGGAGAGAGTGGCACCTTCACCACTCCCTATTACCCAGCACACTACCCGCCGGTCACGGACTGTGTCTGGAACATAGAG GTCCCctctaagaagaatgtgaaggtgCGTTTCAACATGTTCTTTGTGCTGGAGCCCGGGGTCCCAGTCGGCTCCTGCACCAAGGACTACGTGGAGATCAACAGCACGAG GTACTGTGGGGAGCGTTCCCAGTTTGTGGTGGCCAGTGCTACCAGTAAAATACAGGTCCGGTTCCACTCAGACCCATCCTACACAGACACCGGCTTCTCTGCTGAGTACCTGTCCTACGACTCCAGCGATC CTTGCCCTGGCCAGTTTGCCTGCAACACTGGCCGCTGCATCAACAAAAGCATGCGCTGCGACGGGTGGCTGGACTGCACAGATGGCAGCGATGAGAGATCCTGCG CCTGTACCGACCAGCAGTTCAGGTGCCAGAACGGCTGGTGCAAGCCGAAGTTCTGGGTCTGCGATAATGTGAACGACTGCGGCGACAACAGCGATGAGCTGCAGTGCA GTTGCTCGGATGACAGCTTCAAGTGCGACACTGGGAAATGCATCCCCAACACACAGAAGTGTGACGGCAAGGATGACTGCGGAGACGGGAGCGATGAGGGCAGCTGTAGCAGGG CCCCCGTGACAGTCTCCTGCAAGGACTACACGTACAAATGCCGCAACGGAAAGTGCATCAGCAAGCAGAACCCGGAGTGTGACGGTGAGAAGGACTGTGAAGACAATTCTGACGAGGACAACTGCA aCTGCGGGATCCCCTCCTACACTAGGAAGTCACGGGTCGTCGGCGGGCAGAACTCGGACGTGGGTGAATGGCCGTGGCAGGTCAGCCTCCACGTCAAGGGCCAAGGCCACGTCTGCGGGGCCTCGCTGATCTCGGAGCGGTGGCTGGTGTCCGCGGCGCATTGCTTCGGGTACCTGCAGGGCATCAG TTACTCGGAGCCCAAGTTGTGGACAGCCTACCTGGGACTGACCGACCAAAGCAAACGCAACGGCGCCGACGTGCAAGCACGAACCGTCAAGCGCATCATCTCCCACCCCAGCTTCAACGACTACACCTTTGACTATGATATTGCTGTGATGGAGCTGCAAGAGCCCGTCACCTTCTCCTCCGTTGTCAAGCCCATCTGCCTACCCGATTCCACCCACAACTTCCCTGCTGGCAAGGACCTGTGGGTGACTGGATGGGGAGCGACCATGGAAGGAG GCATCGGTGCCACCAtcctgcagaaagcagaaatcCGCTTGATCAACCAGACCATGTGCAACGAGCTGCTGTCGGGCCAGCTGACGTCGCGCATGATGTGCGTGGGGTTCCTGTCGGGCGGCGTGGACGCGTGCCAG GGAGACTCCGGAGGGCCGCTGGTCAGCGTAGAAGCCAGTGGTCGCATGTTCCTGGCTGGTGTCGTGAGCTGGGGCGACGGCTGCGCGCAGCGACGAAAGCCTGGAGTCTACACCCGGCTCACCAAGCTGCGCCAGTGGCTCAAGGAGCAGACCGGCCTCTAG